The following proteins are co-located in the Thermoplasmata archaeon genome:
- a CDS encoding DUF5591 domain-containing protein, giving the protein MIKMKARSGFAKSGVYESNDLNFTFPGIVNIASKTAIKSELKLIREDGKLYLNGILLDEKEIKRNRYIEFYEDLVIVPNLSTILKKHKEFVKYVIDLRKEIGVKKIIFAPFIGIPSQIPVLMYLGIDLIDTSYTYLASKNGYLFTRYGAFREEGKVDDNLNLMAEYMQETRDAINRNKLRDLVESLPDLTAKSLLRITDLFYYKEIEPFYPVWEKELNAVQYDSLFRADIKRFIERVNERYHKPALYNTLLLLPCSAKKPYSDSKSHRFFRNLIEDTGKMVHEVIVTSPPAVVPRELETVYPAQNYDISVIGYWYQDEVKLIREQLKRYIENNRYEHIIAYLPEDLEFVRDVLESYGAKIIIGNLRDAENIKTLKDYILSSNSPAISRKYQIKEEIKAVIRYQFGDSFDNILERLTITGRYPNIDILLDNEHFMHFNRDKGMVTLSLKAAEILADKRRYSVTIENFEPKGTVFAVGVLDATEDIRKEDEIAIIIDGKAVGAGTAKMNYADLRSQDYGEAIKIRAFKK; this is encoded by the coding sequence ATGATAAAAATGAAAGCAAGATCTGGATTTGCGAAGTCTGGGGTCTACGAATCAAATGACCTAAATTTTACGTTTCCGGGTATTGTAAACATTGCCTCGAAAACAGCCATAAAGTCAGAACTGAAGTTAATTAGAGAAGATGGTAAATTATACTTGAATGGAATACTATTAGATGAAAAAGAAATAAAGAGAAATAGATACATAGAGTTCTATGAAGATTTAGTGATTGTGCCAAATCTCAGCACGATCTTAAAAAAGCATAAAGAATTTGTGAAATATGTAATAGATTTAAGAAAAGAGATAGGGGTCAAAAAAATAATATTTGCACCTTTTATTGGCATACCGTCACAGATTCCAGTTTTAATGTATTTGGGCATTGATCTTATAGATACCTCATATACATATCTGGCTTCTAAAAATGGATATTTATTTACACGATATGGAGCATTCAGAGAAGAGGGCAAAGTTGACGATAACCTGAATTTAATGGCAGAATATATGCAAGAAACGAGAGACGCGATAAACAGAAACAAGCTTAGAGATCTTGTTGAATCCTTGCCAGATCTAACTGCCAAATCTCTGTTAAGGATAACCGATCTATTTTATTATAAAGAAATTGAGCCTTTTTATCCAGTCTGGGAAAAAGAATTGAATGCAGTGCAGTATGACTCACTTTTTCGCGCAGATATAAAAAGATTTATAGAACGTGTTAATGAAAGGTATCATAAGCCCGCTCTATACAACACTCTGTTATTATTACCATGCTCTGCTAAAAAGCCTTATTCAGACTCTAAATCACACCGCTTTTTCAGAAATTTGATAGAGGATACTGGAAAAATGGTCCATGAAGTAATTGTAACTTCACCACCGGCAGTTGTGCCCCGAGAACTGGAAACGGTCTATCCAGCGCAAAATTATGATATCTCTGTAATAGGGTACTGGTATCAGGATGAGGTCAAGCTAATTAGAGAGCAGTTAAAGAGGTATATAGAAAATAACAGGTATGAGCATATTATTGCATATCTGCCAGAAGATTTAGAATTTGTGAGAGACGTGCTCGAAAGCTATGGAGCAAAGATAATAATCGGAAATCTCAGAGATGCTGAAAATATAAAAACCCTGAAAGATTATATATTAAGCTCGAATTCTCCTGCTATTTCAAGGAAGTATCAGATTAAAGAGGAAATAAAAGCTGTTATCAGGTATCAGTTTGGAGATAGTTTTGATAATATATTGGAAAGGCTAACAATTACTGGAAGATATCCCAACATAGATATTTTACTGGATAATGAGCATTTTATGCATTTTAACAGAGATAAAGGAATGGTAACTTTAAGTTTAAAGGCAGCAGAAATTCTGGCAGATAAGCGCAGATACAGTGTGACGATAGAGAATTTCGAGCCTAAAGGCACGGTTTTCGCGGTAGGGGTACTTGATGCTACAGAAGATATACGCAAAGAGGATGAAATTGCAATAATCATTGACGGCAAAGCAGTGGGAGCTGGCACCGCAAAGATGAATTATGCAGATCTGCGATCGCAAGATTATGGAGAAGCGATAAAAATCAGGGCTTTTAAAAAATAG
- the pyrF gene encoding orotidine-5'-phosphate decarboxylase, with amino-acid sequence MKKYENRIILALDVVDAEKAIKIASELRNYVDAIKINYPLILAQGLNFINKLTVLNDVICDIKLADIPNTNKLIVQEIKKYNVSGIIVHGFVGSDSVKTAVEEFKGRDVFVVAEMSHPGALEYMQPHSEKIAIMAKEVGAAGIIVPATRPDRIKIYRNLVGNLKILTPGVGAQGGDAKLAIANGADYIIVGRSLYESKDPVATAKSLIFSIK; translated from the coding sequence ATGAAAAAATATGAAAATAGGATAATATTGGCACTGGATGTAGTAGATGCTGAAAAGGCCATTAAGATAGCCTCAGAATTAAGAAATTATGTGGATGCAATCAAAATAAACTATCCATTGATATTAGCTCAGGGACTTAACTTTATAAATAAATTAACAGTGCTAAACGATGTGATATGTGACATAAAACTTGCAGATATACCGAATACCAACAAACTTATTGTTCAGGAGATCAAAAAATATAATGTATCTGGCATAATAGTTCATGGTTTTGTAGGCTCAGACTCTGTAAAAACGGCGGTTGAAGAGTTCAAAGGAAGAGATGTATTTGTAGTCGCAGAGATGAGCCATCCCGGAGCTTTAGAGTATATGCAGCCGCACAGTGAGAAAATCGCAATTATGGCAAAAGAAGTAGGTGCAGCGGGAATAATAGTACCTGCTACCAGACCTGATCGAATAAAGATATATAGAAATCTCGTCGGAAACTTAAAAATTTTAACGCCCGGTGTCGGTGCACAGGGTGGAGATGCAAAATTGGCAATTGCCAATGGTGCAGATTACATAATAGTGGGAAGATCACTATATGAATCTAAAGATCCGGTGGCAACAGCCAAGAGCTTAATATTTTCCATAAAATAA